A single window of Rhodamnia argentea isolate NSW1041297 chromosome 5, ASM2092103v1, whole genome shotgun sequence DNA harbors:
- the LOC115737145 gene encoding prostaglandin reductase-3 encodes MELKPGLSALVTGGGSGIGKALTIALAEKGIFVTVVDFSEERGKEVALLVEEANSKFHSNLGFPSAIFVKCDVSNSRDVVNAFGKHVATYGGLDICINSAGINTPIPFHTDQTDGTRSWRHALNVNLAAVIDCTRLAIKAMESAGRPGVILNMGSASGLYPMYSDPIYSSCKGGVVLFTRSLAPYKRRGIRVNVLCPEFVRTEMALKVDSEFIDLVGGFVPMEMIVKGAFALITDESKAGSCLWITKRKGMQYWPSAAEEAKYRVQSLGSRRSLYKGPVNLQLPKNFEKIVVHTLTHNFRDATRTVRMPLRLPIDPQHVLVKILYAGVNASDVNFSSGRYFEGGKGDVGSRLPFDAGFEAVGIIAAVGDPVKDLKVGMPAALMTYGSYAEFTMVPAKHVLSVARPDPEVVAMLTSGLTASIALEKAGQMESGKVVLVTAAAGGTGQFAVQLAKIAGNTVVATCGGREKAMLLKELGVDRVIDYKAEDIKTVLKKEFPKGVDTVYESVGGEMFDLCLNALAIFGRLIVIGMISQYQGEHGWTPSKYPGLCEKLLSKSQTVAGFFLVQYSKFWQEHLDRLFKLYSRGQLKVAIDPKRFVGLNTVADAVEYLHSGRSIGKVVVCIDPTFTNQVARL; translated from the exons ATGGAGCTCAAGCCTGGCCTGTCGGCTCTCGTCACCGGCGGAGGTTCcggaatcg GTAAGGCTCTGACGATTGCGCTTGCGGAGAAGGGGATTTTCGTGACGGTGGTTGACTTCTCGgaagaaaggggaaaggaagTGGCGTTGCTTGTTGAGGAGGCGAATTCCAAGTTCCACTCGAACTTGGGATTTCCATCTGCTATCTTCGTAAAATGCGATGTGTCCAACTCAA GGGATGTTGTCAACGCCTTCGGGAAGCATGTTGCAACCTATGGGGGATTGGACATTTGTATTAATTCCGCTGGCATTAACACCCCAATCCCATTCCACACGGACCAGACAGATGGGACTCGTTCCTGGCGGCACGCGCTTAACGTGAATCTGGCTGCTGTCATTGACTGCACTCGCCTTGCG ATTAAGGCCATGGAATCTGCTGGGAGACCTGGTGTAATATTAAACATGGGATCTGCTTCAGGTCTTTATCCTATGTACTCTGATCCTATCTACTCTAGCTGTAAAG GTGGTGTCGTCTTGTTTACCAGATCACTTGCACCCTACAAGCGCCGAGGAATTCGCGTCAATGTTCTTTGCCCCGAG TTTGTTCGGACAGAGATGGCCTTAAAGGTGGATTCTGAATTTATAGACTTGGTGGGGGGCTTTGTACCTATGGAAATGATAGTGAAAG GAGCTTTTGCACTTATCACTGATGAAAGCAAAGCTGGTTCATGTCTATGGATTACAAAGCGCAAAGGCATGCAATATTGGCCCAGTGCAGCAGAAGAAGCAAAATACCGAGTGCAATCCTTAGGTTCCAGAAGATCGTTGTACAAAGGACCAGTCAATTTGCAACTTCCTaagaattttgagaaaat TGTGGTTCACACCTTGACTCACAATTTCCGTGACGCTACCCGGACTGTTCGAATGCCTTTGAGGTTGCCAATTGACCCACAGCATGTCCTCGTAAAAATCCTATATGCTGGAGTAAATGCGAGTGAT GTGAATTTCAGCTCAGGACGTTATTTCGAAGGTGGAAAGGGAGATGTCGGGTCCCGTCTTCCTTTCGATGCTGGCTTTGAG GCTGTGGGGATAATCGCTGCAGTTGGTGATCCTGTCAAGGACTTGAAAGTTGGCATGCCTGCTGCACTCATGACTTATGGAAGCTATGCAGAATTTACAATG GTTCCAGCAAAACACGTCCTTTCAGTGGCCAGGCCAGATCCAGAAGTGGTTGCCATGCTTACTTCGGGGCTCACCGCATCTATTGCACTAGAAAAG GCTGGGCAAATGGAATCTGGCAAAGTAGTTCTTGTTACAGCTGCCGCAGGAGGGACTGGGCAATTTGCTGTCCAG CTTGCAAAAATTGCTGGAAATACAGTAGTAGCAACCTGTGGAGGGAGGGAGAAGGCCATGCTTTTGAAAGAACTGGGAGTCGATCGTGTGATAGATTATAAAGCTGAAGACATCAAAACT GTTTTGAAGAAGGAATTTCCAAAAGGCGTTGACACAGTTTATGAGTCTGTTGGTGGGGAAATGTTTGATCTTTGTTTGAATGCCTTGGCCATATTTGGACGATTGATTGTAATTGGCATGATTTCTCAG TATCAAGGAGAGCATGGATGGACACCATCCAAGTACCCTGGACTCTGCGAGAAACTTCTGTCTAAAAGCCAAACTGTG GCTGGTTTTTTCCTGGTACAGTATAGTAAATTCTGGCAGGAACATCTAGATAGACTTTTTAAACTCTATTCCCGAGGACAGCTCAAG GTGGCCATTGATCCAAAAAGATTTGTGGGTCTCAATACTGTGGCAGATGCGGTTGAGTATCTTCATTCAGGTAGAAGTATTGGCAAG GTGGTGGTTTGCATAGATCCAACTTTCACTAATCAAGTAGCAAGACTTTGA
- the LOC115737148 gene encoding B3 domain-containing protein Os06g0194400-like, with protein MGKMDGGSKKRDYEECRRQRMEENKKRMEELRLNKLAAALVPTSPKSTPVKQSKMRTPRKQSEPSSVPVRRSGRTANKPAPNYKDVLEIGPLERVRRSYSRRDLSNRVYASDAIRAYAIERAEQLQSSLDAEFPSFIKPMLQSHVTGGFWLSLQHDFCRKHLPHRDDTVTLVDEDGEEFETKYLIEKNGLSGGWRGFSIAHDLVDGDALVFQLIEPLTFKVHIIRAYESEEKEAEVTEEEEAKDPEKKKAAEGHKEVEREADVPYLTRSAKRIRASRK; from the exons ATGGGGAAGATGGATGGTGGGTCGAAGAAGAGGGACTACGAGGAGTGCCGTCGCCAGAGGATGGAAGAGAACAAGAAGAGGATGGAAGAGCTCCGTCTCAACAAGCTCGCCGCCGCCCTCGTCCCCACTTCCCCTAAGTCCACCcca GTGAAGCAGAGCAAGATGCGGACTCCTCGAAAGCAGTCGGAGCCATCTTCCGTGCCCGTGAGACGCTCCGGCCGCACGGCGAACAAACCGGCTCCTAACTACAAGGAT GTACTCGAAATCGGCCCTTTGGAAAGAGTGAGGAG GAGCTATTCGCGAAGAGACCTGTCGAACAGGGTATATGCTTCTGATGCCATAAGGGCATATGCCATTGAGAGAGCAGAGCAGCTTCAATCTAGTTTAGATGCAGAGTTCCCGAGCTTCATCAAGCCCATGCTTCAGTCCCATGTCACAGGAGGCTTTTGGCTG AGTCTTCAACATGACTTCTGCCGCAAGCATCTCCCTCACCGTGATGACACCGTGACTCTTGTGGAcgaggatggagaagagtttGAGACGAAGTATCTCATCGAAAAAAATGGGCTTAGTGGTGGGTGGAGAGGTTTCTCCATCGCTCACGATCTTGTCGATGGAGATGCTCTGGTGTTTCAACTGATCGAGCCATTGACATTTAAG GTACATATCATCAGAGCCTATGAATCAGAGGAGAAGGAAGCAGAAGTCACTGAAGAGGAGGAAGCAAAAGACCCTGAAAAGAAGAAGGCGGCAGAAGGCCATAAGGAGGTGGAAAGGGAAGCAGATGTCCCATACTTAACCAGGAGCGCCAAACGGATTAGAGCAA GTAGAAAGTGA
- the LOC115737178 gene encoding LOW QUALITY PROTEIN: B3 domain-containing protein Os01g0234100-like (The sequence of the model RefSeq protein was modified relative to this genomic sequence to represent the inferred CDS: substituted 1 base at 1 genomic stop codon), with protein MQGRSLKKEEEEKNLSTRRPWRAHGTRDEELQTADRVTCRDMAKLKSPKRKRAKEDDYCSAVATDAMDRAKEVQSSLSLQFPSFVKRMLPSHVTRVFWMGLPKQFCDSHLPKEDATIKLEDESGEVYETKYLCAKTGLSGGWRGFSIAHSIMEGDAVVFQLVMPTQFKVYIVRSSKFSEVDGALGLINLGPCSRRINPEKDTLSSEEDDSDTYRVPLAEEFIPENIDEEGLKICXPDCRSVADHPRTNTNDRIPNGLHGIPFSESVIDFKEVTSIESFSIITKGLVIDSELSKHLRAKYYELCKCRKTFLHARLLEGLNCKLAAGIISETVNIADAIRASRITTSIEDFEVWATTLKAFEDLGMDVGFLRARLTQLISLALASKRHNKIRSDRACAAGERSRLEAELTEVKGVIRRLHAEIVTTGDGSYGLDMAFQQVASAPW; from the exons atg CAAGGAAGGTCactgaagaaggaggaggaggagaagaatcTTTCCACGAGAAGGCCATGGCGTGCTCATGGAACTCGTGATGAAGAG TTACAAACTGCTGATCGGGTAACCTGCCGTGATATGGCAAAGCTGAAGAG cccaaaaagaaagagagccaAGGAAGATGATTATTGCAGCGCTGTTGCAACCGATGCCATGGATCGAGCCAAAGAGGTTCAGTCGTCCTTGTCGCTGCAATTCCCAAGCTTTGTCAAGCGCATGCTCCCGTCGCACGTGACTCGTGTATTTTGGATG GGCCTTCCGAAGCAATTCTGCGACTCGCACTTGCCAAAGGAAGATGCGACGATCAAGTTGGAAGATGAGAGCGGGGAAGTGTACGAAACGAAGTACCTTTGTGCTAAAACTGGCCTGAGCGGTGGGTGGAGAGGGTTTTCTATTGCTCACAGCATAATGGAGGGTGATGCAGTAGTGTTCCAACTAGTCATGCCAACCCAATTCAAG GTGTACATTGTGAGATCGAGTAAATTCAGTGAGGTGGACGGGGCTCTCGGCCTGATAAATTTGGGTCCTTGCTCAAGAAGAATCAATCCCG AGAAGGACACATTGAGCAGCGAAGAAGACGACAGCGACACTTATCGGGTGCCTCTTGCCGAGGAATTTATTCCAGAGAACATTGATGAGGAAGGTTTAAAGATCTGTTAACCTGATTGCAGATCAGTTGCGGATCATCCCAGGACGAACACCAATGACCGCATTCCTAATGGTCTTCATGGAATTCCGTTCTCTGAATCTGTCATTGATTTCAAAGAAGTGACAAGCATTGAAAGTTTCTCTATAATCACCAAGGGCCTGGTCATTGACTCCGAACTCTCCAAGCACCTTAGAGCCAAGTACTATGAACTGTGCAAGTGTCGAAAGACATTTCTCCACGCTCGCCTCCTCGAAGGCCTGAACTGTAAGCTGGCAGCGGGAATAATCTCCGAGACGGTGAACATCGCTGATGCTATCAGGGCTTCGAGGATCACCACTTCTATAGAGGACTTTGAAGTGTGGGCCACGACTCTGAAggcattcgaggacctaggcaTGGATGTGGGGTTCTTACGAGCCCGGCTCACCCAGCTCATCAGTCTCGCGTTGGCATCAAAGAGGCACAACAAAATCAGGAGTGACCGGGCTTGTGCTGCAGGGGAGAGGAGTAGGCTTGAAGCTGAGCTTACGGAAGTGAAGGGTGTGATCAGGAGGCTTCATGCAGAAATCGTGACCACAGGCGATGGCAGTTACGGGCTCGACATGGCATTTCAACAAGTTGCTAGCGCCCCCTGGTAG